Proteins from one Bombus affinis isolate iyBomAffi1 chromosome 1, iyBomAffi1.2, whole genome shotgun sequence genomic window:
- the LOC126914598 gene encoding uncharacterized protein LOC126914598 encodes MSMNRSTDRGHRAKKKISRESSKNKPEAAVVPEFGSRDAVSPDCKEQYLFLLEFFIHHVTSERLAKLNQMFFVPTTISVEFLNFTGKNGIEITPVDPLFQPQAGVADDIEYFFCGRSVMFAIDQYTVVDKDLDLIIKLCVEKKMPECVKPNVLIGNGELDISKHFAALRKEMLQCWHKMAPPPKVFEGEVPVIYNENTIGDICMFVRISAFGQTIVTEFDAPPDRTISSYIFKGGDCNEKSPTYKCRIVDPHVADVCRDSKDELLKEGPPCRVCIKEQHPCTPCGQPIGATLKPNVSCKQISEVTPVTTSKPNICSDVHKQAGLIQSSRGPVQPCGKAVVLKVSGILDTGQDKKPTVTVAPESEATPDTDPDHDVFVLRIGKKGIVGAGEKSDIQLEMKTPKGSERGPPIRCETREMQTDDKVYKKTHAKKKKKK; translated from the coding sequence ATGTCTATGAATCGATCTACGGACCGTGGTCATCGTGCGAAGAAAAAAATTTCAAGGGAGAGTAGCAAAAACAAACCGGAAGCGGCGGTAGTACCAGAGTTCGGAAGTCGCGATGCTGTTTCTCCGGACTGCAAAGAACAATATCTCTTCTTATTAGAATTCTTCATACATCACGTTACCAGCGAACGTTTAGCGAAGCTCAACCAAATGTTCTTCGTCCCCACGACGATATCCGTGGAGTTCCTCAACTTCACAGGGAAAAACGGTATCGAAATAACTCCGGTGGACCCGTTATTTCAACCTCAAGCAGGAGTTGCAGACGACATCGAGTATTTCTTCTGTGGTCGCTCCGTGATGTTCGCCATAGATCAATACACTGTGGTCGACAAAGACTTGGACCTAATCATCAAGCTATGCGTAGAAAAAAAAATGCCAGAATGTGTGAAACCAAATGTATTAATAGGTAACGGGGAGCTAGATATTTCCAAACATTTCGCCGCCCTACGAAAAGAAATGTTGCAATGCTGGCATAAAATGGCACCGCCGCCGAAAGTCTTCGAGGGAGAAGTTCCTGTAATTTATAACGAAAATACGATCGGCGATATATGCATGTTCGTTAGAATTTCTGCATTCGGCCAAACTATCGTCACCGAATTTGACGCGCCACCTGATAGAACTATCTCGTCTTATATCTTCAAAGGCGGCGACTGTAACGAAAAATCACCAACTTACAAATGTCGTATCGTTGATCCTCACGTTGCGGACGTCTGCAGGGATTCGAAAGACGAATTATTGAAAGAGGGGCCTCCTTGTCGAGTTTGTATCAAGGAACAACATCCTTGTACACCGTGTGGACAGCCAATCGGAGCCACGTTAAAACCAAACGTTAGTTGCAAACAGATCAGCGAAGTAACTCCGGTGACGACATCGAAACCGAATATTTGTTCCGATGTGCACAAGCAGGCCGGTTTGATACAATCGAGCCGTGGACCGGTGCAACCGTGTGGAAAAGCTGTGGTTCTGAAAGTGTCCGGGATCCTGGACACAGGTCAGGACAAAAAGCCGACAGTCACCGTGGCACCCGAGTCCGAAGCTACACCAGATACCGATCCTGACCATGACGTGTTCGTCCTGAGAATTGGGAAAAAAGGGATTGTCGGAGCTGGAGAAAAGTCCGATATACAGTTGGAAATGAAAACACCGAAAGGGTCCGAAAGGGGACCTCCTATCCGATGCGAGACCAGAGAGATGCAGACCGATGATAAGGTGTACAAAAAGACACatgcaaagaaaaagaaaaagaaatga
- the LOC126919882 gene encoding uncharacterized protein LOC126919882 has product MSPDISANVRAIVTDDPVAPIQELDTRALDRYLEKGKEGYVDSPIKDNGIVFQTLGTMPKWKSDYQQKQKSVFSIFPRSRQYELWYTRERRLKYLEKEKAAIVPCGKRVEKLETDDEPCNLLQPPIWWKDKSRKSSKFPVGDINDYAFEKLKDFDHENMKLSEKLDMDHPKKYIPGVTHQIQNPGDTTMKDTLDRADAFELVLERNETMPAGPVDINVCYSERPPILDCCEVEKDVEDDSDRRWQPVRETLKLAKTEFERDHVLRELTRPFLHDLHTWYSKNKPTKLIIPLRHSGKRSMPEWRFSHF; this is encoded by the exons ATGTCTCCAGATATATCG GCGAATGTTCGTGCAATTGTTACAGACGACCCTGTAGCACCCATACAGGAACTGGATACACGGGCTTTAGACCGATATCttgaaaaagggaaagaagggTACGTGGATTCTCCTATAAAggataatggaatcgttttccAAACACTCGGTACCATGCCAAAATGGAAATCCGATTATCAACAGAAGCAAAAAT CTGTGTTCTCGATATTCCCGCGGTCAAGACAATATGAATTATGGTACACTCGTGAAAGACGATTGAAATATCTTGAAAAAGAGAAAGCAGCCATTGTACCATGTGGAAAAAGAGTAGAAAAACTCGA GACGGATGACGAGCCGTGTAATTTGTTACAACCACCGATTTGGTGGAAAGATAAATCCAGAAAATCAAGCAAGTTTCCAGTTGGAGATATAAACGACTATGCGTTCGAAAAATTAAAAGATTTCGAtcatgaaaatatgaaacttaGCGAGAAGCTCGATATGGATCATCCAAAAAAATATATACCAGGCGTAACCCATCAAATACAG AATCCAGGAGACACGACTATGAAGGACACTCTTGATCGTGCAGATGCTTTTGAACTCGTTctagaaagaaacgaaactaTGCCAGCGGGACCTGTTGACATAAATGTTTGTTATTCTGAAAGAC CGCCGATACTAGATTGCTGTGAAGTAGAGAAGGATGTAGAAGATGATAGTGATAGACGATGGCAACCTGTTCGTGAAACTCTAAAACTTGCAAAAACGGAGTTTGAAAGAGACCATGTACTACGAGAATTAACCAGGCCGTTTTTACACGATTTGCATACGTGGTACTCGAAGAATAAACCGACAAAGTTAATCATCCCCCTTAGACATTCTGGAAAAAGATCAATGCCCGAATGGCGCTTTTCTCATTTCTAA
- the LOC126914677 gene encoding uncharacterized protein LOC126914677, protein MADEQELFLIEFLVEKVKIPVIRAMQDDLLPACTCVSFQILSLPPVDICQEALTDGCGCTEGDTQVFKKGKSCLFALPSIALQRPLTTFPIKLSVYKKLPPGVLPDVMLVGCHQIEAKAIINAVLSQQVFKIPNPCQTIKDTFKITTATGQCVGSVTVYIRASCFGKKIVTQFQIPHNRKPYLFKGADDSPVFQCKKIPSECYTPAPLTCTCTKKCIDGSGESTGRTCCATPIVQTSSCPPLPKPPDYGPRPCCASRQPSSGKQCPCSPKARRKDQVASPCCCSEPISSFRAIARQQAAAGGKCSPCAKPAPCSPCCGASSLSAGPKPHGDLLSKETVKKCGCPVKEYSCTCG, encoded by the exons ATGGCAGATGAACAGGAACTTTTCTTGATCGAGTTTCTAGTCGAAAAGGTTAAAATTCCAGTAATAAGGGCAATGCAGGACGATCTGTTACCTGCGTGTACCTGCGTCTCCTTTCAG ATTCTCAGCCTGCCGCCAGTCGACATTTGCCAAGAAGCCCTGACAGATGGCTGCGGTTGCACCGAAGGCGACACGCAGGTTTTCAAGAAAGGCAAATCTTGTTTATTCGCGTTGCCATCGATCGCTCTCCAGAGACCTTTAACCACGTTCCCCATAAAACTATCTGTCTACAAGAAACTACCACCTGGAGTGCTACCAGATGTGATGCTGGTTGGCTGTCATCAAATCGAGGCAAAGGCGATAATAAACGCCGTATTGAGCCAACAGGTCTTCAAAATACCGAATCCTTGTCAAACGATCAAGGACACGTTTAAAATTACTACGGCAACAGGACAATGCGTTGGATCTGTGACAGTTTACATAAGAGCTTCCTGTTTCGGCAAGAAGATCGTCACCCAGTTTCAAATACCGCACAATAGGAAACCGTATCTGTTTAAAGGGGCGGACGACAGTCCTGTTTTTCAATGCAAGAAGATACCCTCTGAATGCTATACACCAGCTCCATTGACGTGTACCTGTACGAAGAAATGTATCGATGGTAGTGGAGAGTCTACAGGAAGAACCTGTTGTGCCACACCGATCGTTCAGACGTCTTCGTGTCCCCCCTTACCTAAACCTCCTGATTATGGTCCACGACCGTGCTGCGCCTCGCGTCAACCATCCTCGGG GAAACAATGTCCATGTTCGCCGAAAGCCCGACGGAAAGATCAAGTAGCTTCCCCGTGTTGTTGTTCTGAGCCAATATCCAGTTTTCGCGCCATTGCTCGTCAACAAGCAGCTGCAGGAGGGAAATGTAGCCCGTGTGCAAAGCCAGCTCCTTGTTCACCTTGTTGCGGTGCTTCCTCGCTGTCGGCAGGACCCAAACCACACGGTGATTTGCTTAGCAAGGAGACGGTGAAAAAATGTGGATGTCCTGTAAAGGAATACAGTTGCACCTGTGGTTGA